One region of Drosophila kikkawai strain 14028-0561.14 chromosome 2R, DkikHiC1v2, whole genome shotgun sequence genomic DNA includes:
- the Vhl gene encoding protein Vhl yields MALQIAHNNRDGRLGGPSPGLVEVFVLFVNTTNRTVDLYWVCERDRENIYLTLKPFEEVRVNTFSTHSWFFRDYYTGERMHVRSRRIFQPVRVRVPKNPQHPDQLCDVRSQVLIHFPIRSLRENCLWLIARWLIRTSNTPRRVIAGYNIPSTLKQQLLLLLTTIESYSRVASTRRRR; encoded by the coding sequence ATGGCGCTCCAAATAGCGCACAACAACCGCGACGGCCGCCTTGGGGGTCCGTCCCCGGGCCTGGTGGAAGTGTTCGTGCTGTTCGTCAACACGACCAATCGCACTGTGGATCTTTACTGGGTGTGCGAGCGGGACCGGGAGAATATATACCTCACACTGAAGCCGTTCGAGGAGGTGCGCGTTAATACCTTCAGCACGCACAGTTGGTTCTTCCGCGACTACTACACGGGCGAGCGGATGCACGTGCGCTCGCGTAGAATCTTCCAGCCAGTCCGGGTGCGGGTGCCCAAGAATCCACAGCATCCGGACCAACTGTGCGATGTGCGCAGCCAGGTGCTGATCCACTTCCCTATCCGATCGCTGCGAGAGAACTGCCTGTGGCTCATCGCCCGCTGGCTGATACGGACGAGTAATACGCCGCGTCGGGTGATAGCCGGATACAATATACCGTCGACGCTGAAGCAACagttgctcctgctgctgacCACCATTGAGTCGTATTCACGCGTCGCCAGCACCAGGAGACGGCGTTAG
- the LOC108078347 gene encoding trafficking protein particle complex subunit 2-like protein translates to MAFCIAVIGKDNAPLYLTTSDMEQELELQYHVHAALDVVEEKCLIGKGAPESKELYLGLLYSTENHKIYGFVTNSRVKFIVVIDSSNVALRENEVRAIFRNLHMLYTDAVCNPFYIPGESLTSKKFDRAVQKLMSGNA, encoded by the exons ATGGCATTTTGCATTGCAGTCATTGGCAAGGAT AATGCCCCTCTGTACCTGACCACATCCGATatggagcaggagctggagctgcagTACCATGTCCACGCCGCCCTGGACGTCGTCGAGGAGAAGTGTTTAATCGGCAAGGGTGCACCCGAGTCCAAGGAACTCTATCTGGGGCTGCTCTACTCCACAGAGAATCACAAAAT CTATGGCTTTGTGACCAACTCGCGGGTGAAGTTCATCGTGGTGATTGATTCCAGCAACGTGGCGCTTCGGGAGAACGAGGTCCGAGCG ATATTTCGCAATCTTCACATGCTGTACACAGACGCCGTCTGCAATCCCTTCTACATTCCCGGCGAGTCGTTGACTTCCAA GAAATTCGATCGTGCCGTACAGAAACTGATGAGCGGCAATGCCTAG
- the LOC108078345 gene encoding WD repeat-containing protein 48 homolog: MLTHKTCQARKKMQVSFVIRDAEEKQHRNGVNALQLDPNNGKLYSAGRDAIIRVWNTRTESSEKYIQSMEHHNDWVNDIVLCCNGRNLISASCDTTVKVWNAQKGFCMSTLRTHRDYVQALAYAKDREHVASAGLDKAIFLWDVNTLTALTASNNTVTTSSLTGSKDSIYSLAMNPAGTVIVSGSTENILRIWDPRTCMRSMKLRGHTENVRCLVVSPDGNQVVSGSSDGTIKVWNLGQQRCVQTIHVHKEGVWSLLMSENFQYIISGSRDRNIIVTEMRNPSNKMLVCEEQAPVLSLGYNIDKTGVWATTWNSDIRCWKLPMYDRCTLNSSGGMDAQWTQGGTEVACIKGGAAIKECTVLNDKRYIITKDSEDQVVVYDVLRVVKKDQLGAVDYEAEVKKRNKQVYIPNWFTVDLKTGMPTIVLGQEEVDCFAAWVSIEAGLPECVDPTTEIKINYGKLLLEALLECWTPPHTIPPNEMDPDMHGNGYFQVPKHTPVIFSEVGGRTVCRLLVRDAAGDSESTLLHETAPQWVTDVVIEKVIPKFLKIPFFLQPHPQMTKPERTKKDRLVANEFIQCRKVCEHVLEKVLNAETTPSGGNNANNSLQNSQSDANSEGSQLPAEERIELWCNDVVVDPNMDLRTVRHFIWKQSTDLTFQYKTKQNFNYDGSIGDSLERVTRNKY; the protein is encoded by the exons ATGTTGACGCACAAAACTTGTCAGGCCCGTAAGAAAATGCAG GTTTCCTTTGTGATACGGGACGCGGAGGAGAAGCAGCACCGGAATGGCGTCAATGCGCTCCAGCTGGACCCCAACAATGGCAAGCTGTACTCGGCCGGGCGTGATGCCATCATCCGGGTGTGGAACACACGCACCGAGTCCAGCGAAAAATACATACAGTCTATGGAGCACCACAACGATTGGGTCAACGACATAGTCCTCTGCTGTAATGGACGAAACC TTATCAGCGCCAGCTGTGATACCACGGTGAAGGTGTGGAACGCCCAGAAGGGCTTCTGCATGTCCACCCTGCGCACCCATCGCGACTACGTGCAGGCGCTGGCCTATGCCAAGGATCGGGAGCATGTGGCCAGCGCCGGGCTGGACAAGGCCATCTTCCTGTGGGACGTGAACACGCTGACGGCTCTGACGGCCAGCAACAACACGGTGACCACCTCTAGTCTGACCGGGTCCAAGGACTCCATCTACAGCCTGGCCATGAATCCCGCGGGCACTGTTATTGTGAGCGGGTCCACCGAAAATATTCTGCGTATCTGGGATCCACGAACCTGCATGCGCAGCATGAAGTTGCGCGGCCACACGGAAAACGTTCGTTGCCTGGTCGTCTCGCCCGACGGAAACCAAGTGGTGTCCGGCAGCTCCGACGGCACCATCAAGGTATGGAACCTGGGTCAGCAACGTTGTGTTCAAACCATCCACGTGCACAAGGAGGGCGTGTGGTCGCTGCTGATGAGCGAGAACTTCCAGTACATCATCTCCGGCAGCAGGGATCGCAACATCATAGTGACCGAAATGCGAAATCCCAGCAACAAGATGCTGGTGTGCGAGGAGCAGGCACCTGTGCTCAGTCTGGGCTACAACATTGATAAGACTGGGGTGTGGGCCACCACCTGGAACTCGGACATTCGCTGCTGGAAGCTGCCCATGTACGACAGGTGTACGCTGAATTCCTCTGGCGGCATGGACGCCCAGTGGACGCAAGGCGGCACAGAGGTGGCCTGCATTAAGGGTGGAGCTGCCATCAAGGAGTGCACGGTGCTGAACGACAAGCGTTATATAATAACCAAGGATTCCGAGGATCAGGTTGTCGTCTACGATGTGCTGAGGGTGGTCAAAAAGGATCAGCTGGGGGCCGTGGACTACGAGGCGGAGGTGAAGAAGCGCAACAAGCAGGTGTACATTCCAAATTGGTTCACCGTTGATCTGAAAACAGGG ATGCCCACGATTGTGCTGGGTCAGGAGGAAGTGGATTGCTTTGCGGCCTGGGTGTCCATTGAAGCCGGACTGCCGGAGTGCGTGGATCCCACAACAGAGATTAAG ATAAACTATGGCAAACTCCTGCTAGAGGCCCTGCTCGAGTGCTGGACCCCACCGCATACCATACCACCAAACGAAATGGATCCGGACATGCATGGCAATGGTTACTTCCAAGTGCCCAAGCACACGCCCGTTATCTTTAG CGAAGTGGGCGGGCGCACTGTGTGTCGGCTCTTGGTGCGCGATGCAGCCGGCGATAGCGAGAGCACGCTGCTCCACGAGACGGCGCCACAGTGGGTGACCGATGTGGTCATCGAAAAGGTCATACCCAAGTTCCTGAAAATACCGTTCTTCCTGCAGCCGCATCCGCAAATGACCAAGCCGGAGCGCACGAAGAAG gATCGCCTGGTGGCCAATGAGTTTATACAGTGCCGCAAGGTGTGCGAGCATGTGCTGGAGAAGGTGCTCAATGCGGAGACCACGCCCAGCGGTGGCAACAACGCCAACAATTCCCTGCAAAATAGCCAGAGTGATGCCAACTCGGAGGGGTCGCAACTACCGGCGGAGGAGCGGATTGAACTGTGGTGCAACGATGTG GTTGTGGATCCCAACATGGATCTGCGTACTGTGAGGCATTTTATATGGAAACAATCTACCGACCTTACGTTTCAGTACAAGACGAAGCAGAACTTCAACTACGATG GTTCCATCGGGGATAGCCTGGAGCGCGTGACGCGCAACAAGTATTGA